From Zea mays cultivar B73 chromosome 3, Zm-B73-REFERENCE-NAM-5.0, whole genome shotgun sequence:
ttaaagggccacaaattgatcccattttggtgcttgatgccaaagggggagaaaataaaggccaaagcaataaatggatcagctaccacttgagagattttgaaaatagtagaatagaatttttggtttgtcaaaattcttatgttgtctctcttgtcaataattggtttcttgtggggagaagtattgattatgggaaatagggggagtttttgaaatctttgatcaatctcttttggaatgactctctttatacttcaacatgtgtgtttgacttagagatagagatttgagtttgatttgcaaaaacaaaccaagtggtggcaaaggatgatccatatatgccaaaattgaataaaaccaatttgagtttctatttaaagtgattttgcacttgttctagttgctttatgttgtgttggcataaatcaccaaaaagggggagattgaaagggaaatgtgcccttgggccatttctaagtattttggtgattgagtgcaaacacaagggcctaaatgtgaaaatatgctcatggatgaacaaagtgtaaatcacaagtaaaggtatgtttctaagccttagtacattagttttgtgtactaacatcttgtctaagtgttagaaacaggagaaagaagaaaagaaaagaagtggagagtggctgtgtacagccaaaggctgcttcgggctggggcaccggactgtccggtgtgcaccggacagtgtccggtgcgccagatcagcgcagcgcaaaccagccgctctcgggtttttttccggcgacttcggctaaaattcaccggactgtccggtgtgcaccggactgtccggtgagccaacggtcggccagggccaacggtcggccgcgcaatccgcgcgggacacgtggccgagccaacggtcggaagacggcaccggactgtccggtgtgcaccggacatgtccggtgcgccaacagcgccagatctgccaacggtctgcaacggtcgtcttcgccgtttaaggaaacaaatcgggcaccggacagtgtccggtgtgcaccggactgtccggtgcccccgacgacagaaggcaaagatggccttccggatttgctctcaacggctcctagctgccttggggctataaaaggagcccctaggcgcatggaggagacacacaagcaacctttgagcattcttgatcatccacactaagtctctgcgcattcgtttgtgtttctaagtgattcgagctctgttctaagtgagaactctgagatagtcttgtgagctcgattcttggccgtgtgtgtgcgcttttgctgtggatttgtgtgtgttgcttccatcccttactctgtgtttcatttgtgatcatatacttgtaagggcaagagactccaatttgtggagattccttgcaaacgggatagtgaaaggaaaacaaaacaccgtggtattcaagtgggtctttggaccacttgagaggggttgattgcaaccctcgtccgttgggacgccacaacgtggagtaggcaagcgttggtcttggccgaaccacgggataaaaccactgtgtcactctgtgcttgattggattcttgtggttattgtgttttgactcctctctagccacttggcataaactgtgctaacacctaatcaagttttgtggctataagtttgaagttttcgcaggatcacctattcaccccccccccctctaggtactctcactgagtcatagccttcatcccccacggatggttcctgcgcaccaaatacaacaatgtcccaaatactagcgtggagtgaggttagatggtgcctcattttatcactccacaaacaataatcttcaccataaaaaaccggtggtttgcctagtgggacagaaagtaaaggagtgcgtttggaaatgcgaggatagtgtaaggagatcttactaaacttcttgcgctcatggcgcttagaagtgacggaaggcgtgtcggagccggaggtggagggcgacgaagaatcggtctcgtagtagaccactttcttcattttcttcttcttgtcgccactccagtGCAACTTCACGCGGGGAGGTGACTCCTCCCTTTTCTTGTTGccagactcccccgatggagctttcctgtggcttgtagcggacttgtcgccggtcaccatctccttcttggcgtgagctcccgacataactttgagcggttaggctctaatgaagtaccaggctctgataccaattgaaagtcgcctagagggagggtgaataggcaaatctgaaatttataaagtttaagcacaactacaagccggggttagcgttagaaatataatcaagtccgaaagagagggcgaaaacaaatcacaagcgaataagagcggatgacactgtgatttgttttaccgaggtttggttcttgcaaacctactccccgttgaggtggtcacaaagaccgggtctctttcaaccctttccctctctcaaacggtcacttagaccgagtgagcttttctcttcaatcaaacgggacacttagtccactacaaggaccaccacaacttggtgtctcttgctttgattacaatgatcttgagaacaagaaaggaggaagaagaaaagcgatccaagcgcaagagctcaaaagaacacaaaagtctctctctctagtcactaatttgtttggagtgattccggacttgggagaggatttgatctctttgtttgtgtcttggaatgaagtatagagctcttgtatgaggtttgagggctgaaaacttggatgcattgaagtatggtggttggggggtatttatagccccaaccaccaaaatggccgttggggaaggttgctgtcgtatggcgcaccggacagtccggtgcgccagccacgtcacccaaccgttagggttcgaccgttggagcttctgacatgtgggccaccggacagtccggtggtgcaccggacagtcactgttcactgtccggtgctccttcTGGcgtctgctctgactctacgcgcgcagttgcactgttcactgttcactgtagacttttacagacgaccgttggcgtagttagccgttgctctgctggcacaccggacagtccggtgttacaccggacagtccggtgaattatagcggagagccattTTCTGAAACCCGAAGCTTAGCAGTTGGAGggaattctccctggtgcaccggacactgtccggtggcacaccagaaagtccggtgcgccagaccagggcagcctttggttttctttgctcctttttatttgaaccctttcttggactttttattggtttgtgttgaacctttggcacctgtagaacttataatctagagcaaactagttagtccaaatatttgtgttgggcaattcaaccaccaaaattatttaggaaaaggtgtgagcctatttccctttcagtgacccctggactcgcccctaatgggctccgacgcgatacacagcccaacggcccaacagacggtgtcgcagcaccaaaacagaatttgaacgctgaattgtttcgacgattcctattgactccggatgaattttagggtggaaccagttgggttggttagataatctctttatatttccaaccatatcaagtccgtcgcaatcagagtctggatgcatcttgggcgtccattttagtgcagactggtcctggaacccgagatggagtcacagccgagtcggacttgatctccttcctgttgtgggagcccttgctgctcctcctcaacacctaggccttttccaagtccttgctggtcctcttcaaggttcctaatcatcaaaacatccatggccccaagcgtaagctctgaaacacaattgattagggtagaacgtacctagagatttagctgtcgtgcacgcgatcgtgttatcggtccattcattgtatgtatagaagtgatgtcaagAATCGGATGCGAAATTTAATTTTGTGCGATTTGAAAAAAATGGGTCCGATTCGAGTTCTGAGGCGAAAGTTACGACTGTTTTAAGTTTGGACTCCGAATCAGGGTTTCTGGCGAGGTGTTGGATGGGTGGGGGttcggttttgtggatagggtcgattttagagataggatctattttttGGATAGGGTCGggtgtagagataggatctattttgtggatagggtcggttttagagataggatttgttttgtggatatggtcagttttagagataggatctgttttgtggatatggtcggttttagagataggatttgttttgtggatagggtcggttttagagataggatttgttttgtagatagggtcggttttgtaggatggaagcagatggacagaatcaaactgaaccaaaacaaatctaaaccagcaaacaaactcaacctagaacacgaactcagaactgcggactctaaaactgaattgtgcaaaggatAAGGCGATGcttttaggtcggaataaactaATCGTaattatttttttggctttttgtggactatgggacgaaacaaaactaatctaaaagtaggattatacctcacgggcaacctagaaatctgataccaattgatagtagacgcggcccgatcttctgTGAGATgcgataatttgattgagtggagatctcgatgttgatgatccaaggctccgagcgaacggttcctcacaatcactacaccacggctccgttggttatcacccatgacacacgagtgacctcgccacgaaggcttatccctacaagcgcaatcaagaacacaagcaagaacaggaaagaaacgcaaccaaaattgtattgattacgggatggggtctcacaaaccgatgacggcgacactgttcgatggcagaattgatctaagcaaaacccgaccctaatgtggcggcggctgctgaataaatagagtattagggcgtgcgtgacccctggactcgcccctaatggactctgacgcgatacacggcccaacgacccaacagacggtgtcgcagcaccaaaatagaatctaaacactgaattgtttcgacgattcccgttgactccggatgaattttagggtgtaACCAGTTggattggttagataatctctttatctttccaaccatatcaagttcgtcgcaatcggagtccggatgcatcttgggcgtccattttagtgcagactggtcctggaacccgagatggagtcgcagccgagtcggacttgatctccttcctgttgtgggcgcccttgctcctcctcctcaacacctaggcctttcccaagttcttgctggtcctctccaaggtttctaatcatcaaaacatccatggccccaagcgtaagctctgaaacacaattgactagggtagaacgtacctggagatttagctgtcgcacgcgatcgtgttatcggtccattcattgtatgtatagaagtgatgtcctcatcattatTCATCTCAATTGGGTTTTTCTCTTAAATCCAATACGAGCAAGAATACATATATGTTGTGAACACCACACATATTACAACACACCCATGATATTTCTTAATGAAATTCTCTAGTTGCTTATGTAGGATCATGGCCTGTGAGTTCGAAGAACTTGCTCTTGATGGACACAACTATCCTACTTGGGCGTTGGATATCAAGATCAGGTTAGGCTCCAAGAATATTCTGAGTGCATTACCCCCTCCCAATGAGAGGGTTGAACCACTACATGATGCTTATAAGTACAACGCTTTGTACATTATAAGACATCACCTCCTTCCTCATCTAAAAGCAGAATATGTGATGGAAGAAGAGCCAAATGTATTATGGTTATCTCTTAAAAACGTATATGAGCAGCAAAAGGTTGTAATCTTACCGAAGGCGAATCATGAATGGACCCATATTCGTTTGCAAGACTATAAGTCTATAGGTGATTAAAACCATGATGTTCATAAGATCTGTGCTCGCTTGCGTTTTTGCGGCAAGGAACCATCATATGCGGATAAGATTGAAAAAACAGTTCAAACTATGATCCCATCTGATAGGATCCTGCAGCATCAGTACCGTGCTCGCAATTATCAGACTTACTCTGAACTCATACATGATCTACTTCACGCAGAAAAGCATGGCGAGCTTACGATAAAAAATCATAAGCAACGTCGTGTTAGAGCTGCTCCTATGCCTAAAATACATCATGATGTGAAGAATgagaagaaagaggatggccCCAAAAACCATCCCAAAAACTCTGATAATTCAAACAAGCGCAAACGCAACTAGTTTTTGTTATAAAAGATAAGGAGTTGCTGACTGCTTCCGGCCAACGTTCTCCAAGGGACGTGTCCCTTGCACGATCTCTACATAGAACATGGCCAACGGACGTGCACGAGTTGTACAGACGTGAGTACGTGACCCATTGGCCTCCTCTTCGTGTCTCCTTCACTTGTATAAATACCGTTCCAATAAAGAATAAAGGGAACAAGAATTTCATTCATTGTTCATTCAACAGTTTCTATTTTATCAGTTTTCATAAATATGCACTACCACACCTAACTAGACATGACTAGGCCCAACTACCTGTTttatatctatactatacttaaagcaccagtttcaacggtcgtcgcgcgtcatctttttacaaataacccctcacagctatttcaaattaatccgatGCACGCCTATAAatggccaaacggcggcccgGCACGGGGCAGACGCGCGCGGGCCACAACTCTGACCCAAGCATgtcatgccggcctgctgacTGTTCCGAGCCAGCCAGTTAGTCtgtcggcccatttgattaaattagcgtaaaatgttaaaaaatagtGTAGGAGGTGGGCGGGAGATGCTAGGTAAAGTTATCTAACcaatagaacatcatgctcaaatgtttttaatattgaatataaattatatatatgtatatacgttttttttgtaaaataaaaatataatcgtgtcgagccggaccagcactacggaccgaggctacagcccaagcacgacacgacgttcttggctcttgcaagcattaggtcgtttctgagaccacattgacgcaatggactccatggtgtttaaggttgctgaattggatggagcaagaaTAATTTGTCACAacaacagtaaaatgaaaggttatttgttggttttaaatgttagtagtTGCTACAAAGTAACATAATTATATGGagcacatccagtttttattgatatctgactttagcaatcactccatattttgatctatcttttttataagtttgagttcatgtgacttattttagaaacttgagctcataaactttctcttatttggtttcTATATGGTGGAATTATATCATTTTACAATCTTTGTTCGTTCAGTTAGtcgttgtgaactatcttctaatcactcacttcattggccgtgttgtaccaagacatattggatgtaGTAAATAATAACATCGGTTAGCTAAATAAAAAAAATTATACGGAGAGCGAAGATAATTAATAAAAAATCTTAATTTTTTTGTTGATAAGTTACATGTGTATTGTTGTAAGTCATCGCAacacacgggcaaccgactagtaccCCTTTATAGCACAACTTAAAAATTAACTCTGCTAACACTTAAAATTAGCTAATTAACTTTCTCAACCATCTTTCTAAAACCGGTCATTGATTTCTATCTATAAAGACAACATTATATATAAGCTCAAGCATCTTTCATTATTATTACCTAACTTAACTTATTTTTAAGCGTTAGTTACAATAATCTTATCTTGTTATTAATCACCAAAGCCAAATCCAAACTACGATCTAGATGCTTTTAGAAATCAAACATTAGCCCATCAATCAATAGCACTAGTGCTGCCATTTATTTTTTTAACTAAACGAATCAATTTGATCACAACTTTGTACGTACCACTGCAAAAACGATGACAGCTTGACAAGGTATCGGAGGAAAGATTTAAAATGTATAATCTCACACCACATCGTAGAGTAAACTCAGAGGCCAACAACAAATCAGTACCATCGACACTAGACAGTAGCTTCATTGGTACTGTTTCCAGGACAGCTCCTTTGAACAGGTTTCAGAACCAAAGGGAGGGACTCTTACCAAGCTACAAACCACATCCCAAACATAATTTGAAAAGTACAAGATGGGCGCATACCATGGCAAAGCATTCAGGTTTTTGTATCATAACCATTAGACGGAATAACAATATTTCTCCCAgagattcaaagctcacaaatacaATCCAATATGTGACAGGCCTCCTTGCTTCAGCTTTCAAAACTGTGGTCAACTGAAAGACGTGGACCTAAGCCCTTTTCTTCGATGATTTCTTGTGGGGTTTCTTCTGGGGCTTAAGCTTATCAGATTTTGATGGCATATTTTTCTCTTTCCTTCTCTGCTTTTCCTTTTTCACCTTGTACATTGTAATTGCCTGCTCCAAAAATTGTTCACATATGCTGTTAGTTCACACACAAAAAACATGGAGCAGTACCACAAATGATAGGCAAAACAAAACTTCATGTAAGCGGCTGGATCCTGAAACTTGCCTTGCTGACATCAAGCGGTTCATCAGAGTTTCTGGCAAGTAGAGAGCTCAGGATTTTGTCATTCTGCTGTTTCTCCAGGCTGCCCATTCCCTTCCCCTCAGCAACTGGGAGGAACTGCGGAAACATCATCATTTAGTCACTGGACAAAATCAGCCTACAAAGGTACAGACTCAGAAATCAAAGTCATTCAGATATAAAAACCTTTCTATGTTTGCCAGGGTGCTTTGGAGGTTTCTCGCCAGGCAACTTCTCGTCAAACTTCCCACCGCTTGCTGTTGCTGACGAAGCCATGCCAACAACACTCTCAAGATCCTCTTTTCTAGATTTTTTTGGAAGGTCAGCTTTAGTTCCTGTGATGGGCAAGGCCTTCGCAGCAAGCTGTATATGACTGCATACAAAAGATATTGGGTAGCTGTAATTCTAGAAGGTTCCTTCCTAATACAAAAAGACATACATAATTGAAAGGAGGGGATGCAGCAGTTACTAGTGAAGGATAACAACCTTGGCAAAGCACCAACCTTTGCAGCTTTCTTTAAATTCTCTAATCTGCTTTTTTCTTGCTTTTCAaccctcttcttcttctcatcccTTCTCTGTGCAAAGGGATCAACACCAGGCTCTGCAATAAATGAATCGTTGATTAAAAGTGTATCAGGTTGGCAAACCAGGTTTATGACACATGAGTCATTGATAAGCGACAACAAGATATTTGTCAGATCCTAGGTGTTAAAATATAAAATTACTAATTATCTAAAATAAATTAGGGTATAACATTGTACATTAAGAAATGGTGAACAGAATCAACAATTCAGCATGCACAACATGATATGCTACTGGATGGGAACCAGAGACAgcagccttgttgcacttgcacaaCAGGTTTGTTTACTAACCGTCAGTCAGTTTGGCTTCAAGAATCGGAACGTCTTTATCATCATTTACACGGTCATAGCCATAAGTCCGCTTCCAGGATTGAGTTTGCTCGTCCCACTCACGCTTGTTCTTCTTGCGCTTGGTAATTCCTGTTTATGATCACCCAAACAATGATGAAAAATGAGCAAATTTCCAATTTCCACAAAAGAGTCATAAAAGCAAGACATCATGGACAACAGGATCACCTTTCGCCTTTGCAAACAGCTCCCACTTGGTCGGTGGCTTGGGCTTGGGTAGCTGACAAGAACATAAACTGGGTTGTTAAACATACGAAACACGTCACTTCACATTGCATAATCTTCAATGTCTCGAGAAAACAGAAGCAAGCGTGCTTGCAGCTATAGTtgtttcggctcagggctcagtcaTGTCAGAAGCACAAAGTTCATTCCCATCGTAAAGAAATAGAATAAAATAAGATGCTTAGCGAACCGAGTACATACTTTGCAGCAAACAAAGGTTCTTATTTGGGCACGAGATTTATAGCAGCAGGCCAAAAAACATACATCCCATGTGACTGACGACTTGTACATCGCATCATCGCGTATCACCACCATATAGGCAAACAGAACAAATAGCAAATTAACAGAGGTTCTCACATGCTTCTCGCGCGGGAGTCGAACGGTGTGTGGCGGGAGGTGGACGATGGGGCCGTCGCGGTCCTCGGTGGGCGGCAGCGCGAAgagggcgtcggccaccgcctgcGCCAGCTCCGTCCCCTTCCGCAGGCACTCCTGCCTCAGCTCCTCCCTGAGTTTTTTCGCCCCAGCAAGACCACGCATTCTGTCAGGGAAAACACCGTAGAAGAAAAGGAAAGCACGAAACACACTACCTGGAGGCGGAGGCGGCGGCTGCGACGTGGTGACACGGGTCGTACGCCATGAGGTTGCCGAGGTCGACCTCGCAGCTGGAGGAGGCGGCGACGACGATGGCGGGCTCCTCCGCCATGGCTGCGCCGGTACGAGGCTCGCGGCTGACTGGGGAAGGGaaagggaaagggaaagaaatcgAGGCTGCGACTGGAGAAAGGAATTAGGGTTTTACTTGGGGCTGACTGGCCGCTGGCCCAAGTGACATGTGAAGCGTGTCTCGATTGGTGGGCTAGGCCTGCCCCACGAGACTTGGAAAGCCCAGCTACGGACAGCCCATTATCTACCAGATTGAGGTGGTGTTTGGTTCTCTCTAATTTTTGAGAAGTTGGATAATACACAAAATTCAATACAAATCTTATTATCAACTTATATTAAAATTATGAGATTCTGGCACAAAATCTAATATAAAATTCAGGAGTTGTGTGGCTAATAATGAGATTCAAAAAATGAGGTATGAGCCAAATCTGGTCTATATTAAGATTGTAAGATTCTGGCACAAAATCCAATATAAGAATCATAAGTTGTTTGACTAATAACGAGATTCTAAAAATGAGGTATGAGCGATGCCACAAGCCAGCCAACTCGCGTCATCCCAAGCTCACACTACATGAACCACAAAGCACAAACGCATCTGCACAAGGTTGCAAAATTGACGTGGGTGCTGTTAGATTGGACATACTAACCTggtcaacccaaaagcttaagatTTTAGAAGAATATAGGTAATCTATTTATAAACTTCAACACCTCCACTCACATGCAATCAGTAAGAGAGGCGCAAATGTGGAAAATAAAGGTATCGG
This genomic window contains:
- the LOC100192946 gene encoding Ribosome biogenesis regulatory protein homolog-like, with product MAEEPAIVVAASSSCEVDLGNLMAYDPCHHVAAAASASREELRQECLRKGTELAQAVADALFALPPTEDRDGPIVHLPPHTVRLPREKHLPKPKPPTKWELFAKAKGITKRKKNKREWDEQTQSWKRTYGYDRVNDDKDVPILEAKLTDEPGVDPFAQRRDEKKKRVEKQEKSRLENLKKAAKVGALPSHIQLAAKALPITGTKADLPKKSRKEDLESVVGMASSATASGGKFDEKLPGEKPPKHPGKHRKFLPVAEGKGMGSLEKQQNDKILSSLLARNSDEPLDVSKAITMYKVKKEKQRRKEKNMPSKSDKLKPQKKPHKKSSKKRA